A stretch of Henckelia pumila isolate YLH828 chromosome 4, ASM3356847v2, whole genome shotgun sequence DNA encodes these proteins:
- the LOC140863334 gene encoding uncharacterized protein, whose protein sequence is MEGETFVTPGELLGKAAELRAGRGAYVSTHDKTVYASLTGFISITPALPESNDQRPMVEVTGHKAHGPVPEPGAIVIARVTKVMAKMASADIMCVGPKSVREKFSGTIRQQDVRATEIDKVDMHSSFQPGDVVKALVLSLGDARSYYLSTAQNELGVVSAESVSGAAMVPISWTEMQCPLTGQIEQRKVAKVGA, encoded by the exons ATGGAAGGCGAAACTTTCGTGACGCCAGGTGAATTACTGGGAAAAGCCGCCGAGTTGAGAGCAGGAAGAGGAGCCTACGTCTCAACCCATGATAAAACCGTGTACGCTTCCCTCACTGGGTTCATCTCTATCACCCCTGCTCTCCCGGAATCGAATGACCAG AGGCCAATGGTGGAGGTGACGGGTCATAAGGCGCATGGTCCAGTTCCAGAACCTGGTGCTATTGTCATTGCAAGA GTAACAAAAGTGATGGCTAAAATGGCTTCAGCAGATATAATGTGCGTGGGTCCCAAGTCTGTAAGAGAAAAGTTTTCCGGCACTATTAG ACAACAAGATGTCAGAGCAACTGAGATTGACAAAGTAGATATGCACTCCTCATTTCAGCCCGGTGACGTTGTTAAAGCATTAGTT CTCTCCCTCGGCGATGCACGATCTTATTATTTATCAACCGCCCAAAATGAACTTGGTGTTGTTTCTGCTGAAAGTGTCAGTG GTGCAGCAATGGTTCCCATTAGCTGGACAGAAATGCAGTGTCCCTTAACAGGACAAATCGAGCAGAGAAAAGTTGCCAAAGTTGGAGCTTGA